Proteins from one Microbacterium proteolyticum genomic window:
- a CDS encoding MFS transporter — translation MDSTLTRSRLVRWYIAICAIFLASGLSISTWASRVPAIREALGIENSGVGLLLLGMGVASIIGLTVAPAIMARVGARRGMLIALLLVAVGVVIIGFGSDTLQLFGVALVGLALFGFGNGSVDVMMNVEGAALEKATGRTVMPLLHAFFSFGTVIGAGIGFLAVRGGIPVVAHCVAMGIVIAVVAFAAIANVPSREIAMDAPSAEERAHWRERLAASLSAWREPRTYTLGVIMLGMAFAEGSANDWLPSAVVFGHGAPEEAGPAVLAVFSIAMTAGRLLGGPVVDRFGRVWVLRILAVTAAAGLLLFIVAPFGPLVYIGAALWGLGASLGFPIGMSAAADDPAKAASRVAAAATIGYVAFLCGPPILGWIGDHIGLLNTLFIVVGLIVASGLFSGAAKPLVVTEPEAEKAVRRD, via the coding sequence ATGGACTCCACGCTCACCCGTTCGCGCCTCGTGCGCTGGTACATCGCCATCTGCGCGATCTTCCTGGCGAGCGGACTGAGCATCTCGACCTGGGCCTCGCGCGTGCCGGCCATCCGCGAGGCGCTCGGCATCGAGAACTCCGGCGTCGGCCTGCTGCTGCTGGGGATGGGCGTGGCATCCATCATCGGACTCACCGTCGCGCCCGCGATCATGGCGCGGGTCGGGGCCCGACGGGGCATGCTCATCGCGCTGCTCCTCGTCGCGGTGGGCGTCGTCATCATCGGGTTCGGGTCCGACACCCTGCAACTGTTCGGCGTCGCCCTGGTCGGCCTCGCCCTGTTCGGCTTCGGCAACGGCTCGGTCGACGTGATGATGAACGTGGAGGGCGCGGCGCTCGAGAAGGCCACCGGGCGCACCGTCATGCCGCTCCTCCACGCGTTCTTCAGCTTCGGCACCGTCATCGGCGCGGGCATCGGGTTCCTGGCCGTCCGCGGCGGCATCCCGGTGGTCGCGCACTGCGTGGCGATGGGCATCGTCATCGCGGTGGTCGCCTTCGCCGCGATCGCGAACGTCCCGTCTCGCGAGATCGCGATGGACGCGCCCTCCGCCGAGGAGCGCGCGCACTGGCGCGAACGCCTCGCCGCCTCACTGTCGGCGTGGCGCGAGCCCCGCACCTACACGCTGGGCGTGATCATGCTCGGCATGGCGTTCGCCGAGGGCAGCGCGAACGACTGGCTGCCGTCCGCCGTCGTCTTCGGACACGGCGCTCCGGAGGAGGCCGGTCCCGCGGTGCTGGCGGTCTTCTCGATCGCGATGACCGCGGGGCGCCTGCTCGGCGGCCCGGTCGTCGACCGGTTCGGACGCGTCTGGGTGCTGCGGATCCTCGCCGTCACCGCCGCCGCCGGCCTGCTGCTGTTCATCGTCGCGCCGTTCGGACCGCTCGTGTACATCGGTGCCGCGCTCTGGGGCCTCGGGGCCTCGCTCGGGTTCCCGATCGGCATGTCCGCCGCCGCCGACGACCCGGCCAAGGCCGCCTCGCGCGTCGCCGCGGCCGCCACCATCGGCTACGTCGCGTTCCTCTGCGGTCCGCCGATCCTCGGCTGGATCGGCGACCACATCGGGCTGCTCAACACGCTCTTCATCGTCGTCGGCCTGATCGTGGCATCCGGACTCTTCTCCGGGGCGGCCAAGCCCCTCGTCGTCACCGAGCCCGAGGCCGAGAAGGCCGTCCGCCGCGATTAG
- a CDS encoding endonuclease/exonuclease/phosphatase family protein, translating into MPTAARRRLPLLVTLAIGAVFAVLAVWPQVIGAQRWQFVALAISFRAPLALGLGLLAVVAGIVALVRRRAAVALGLAIALGAAALGNGAVLLARGVGGSVGEGDLTVAVWNTYGGGAPPEAIARLVRESGADVVSLPETDADAAAEVVGILRRDGIEMTAATVQAAPGDRPVPTSLLVADALGPYVLDAGAGSTPGAPSGVWRPIDGTGPTIIAAHPLPPLPLIVDEWSTGIDWVAAQCTGPDVILAGDLNSTLDHLWGLGRDGGVVGDCQDAAQQAGAAARGTWPTSLPAALAAPIDHVLVGSAWTVRGFEVRTDFDDAGSDHRPVVAILARR; encoded by the coding sequence ATGCCGACCGCTGCGCGCCGCCGACTTCCCCTCCTCGTGACGCTCGCGATCGGTGCGGTCTTCGCCGTCCTGGCCGTCTGGCCGCAGGTGATCGGGGCGCAGCGGTGGCAGTTCGTCGCGCTCGCCATCTCGTTCCGGGCGCCCCTCGCTCTCGGACTCGGGCTGCTCGCCGTCGTGGCGGGGATCGTCGCGCTCGTCCGCCGGCGGGCCGCCGTCGCCCTCGGGCTCGCCATCGCCCTCGGTGCGGCCGCGCTCGGCAACGGTGCGGTCCTCCTCGCCCGCGGTGTCGGTGGGTCTGTGGGCGAGGGCGACCTCACCGTCGCGGTATGGAACACCTACGGCGGCGGCGCGCCCCCGGAGGCCATCGCGCGGCTCGTCCGCGAGAGCGGGGCGGACGTCGTCAGCCTGCCCGAGACCGACGCGGACGCGGCGGCCGAGGTCGTCGGCATCCTGCGTCGCGACGGTATCGAGATGACCGCCGCGACCGTGCAGGCGGCTCCGGGCGATCGCCCGGTTCCGACGTCGCTCCTGGTCGCCGACGCGCTGGGCCCGTACGTCCTCGACGCGGGGGCCGGCTCGACCCCCGGCGCGCCGAGCGGGGTCTGGCGACCGATCGACGGCACCGGACCCACGATCATCGCCGCGCATCCGCTTCCCCCGCTGCCGCTCATCGTCGACGAGTGGTCCACCGGCATCGACTGGGTCGCCGCGCAGTGCACCGGGCCCGATGTCATCCTCGCCGGCGACCTCAACTCGACGCTCGACCACCTGTGGGGTCTCGGACGCGACGGCGGAGTGGTCGGCGATTGCCAGGATGCCGCCCAGCAGGCGGGCGCAGCTGCCCGGGGCACCTGGCCCACGTCACTGCCGGCGGCGCTCGCCGCCCCGATCGACCACGTGCTCGTCGGATCGGCGTGGACCGTCCGCGGCTTCGAGGTGCGTACTGATTTCGACGACGCCGGGAGCGATCACCGCCCGGTCGTCGCCATCCTCGCGCGGCGCTGA
- a CDS encoding Na+/H+ antiporter subunit A, producing the protein MLAFLGAFALVPILLPFLVAKIGARAFYVAAVLPALAFAHAIVLAPTVLSGGIPFEEYNWIPGLGVSLSMRMDVLGWLLTLVVTGVGALVMLYCRWYFRGKTQGVGQFSAVLLAFAGAMYGLVLTDDIVVLIMLWEITSVLSYLLIGYYHGRAASRRAALQALLVTTLGGLVMLIGVVLIVVQSGTTSLSTILAAPPVGPVVDVAVLLLLVGALSKSAIFPFHFWLPGAMAAPTPVSAYLHAAAMVKAGIYLIARLAPGFADTPLWRPTLIALGVFTMLLGGFQALRERDLKRILAFGTVSQLGFLTIMLGYGTRDAALAGVALLLSHALFKSCLFLIVGVIDRQLSTRDIGELSGLGRQAPVMATAAFLSIASMAGVIPTLGFVAKETALTALLHEATEGAGWGVVALVGVVAGSALTAAYGIRFLWGAFWTKRAVERTEWPDPPIGFLASPVLLATASLALGFLAPLVDGWLAPYADTVPEATPGVPAPDHVYHLALWHGLEPALFVSLGTLALGAGIFWLVRRTQLHKRKRLLPFTANDVYNLALRGIDRSSEWTTARFQRGSLPFYVGTIFVVLVVAEGTALVASDEWRAQLDAWQSPAQLLAAPVMIAAGILAVRAPKRFTGVALVSVTGLGMVVLFATSGAPDLALTQVLIETITLVVFALVLRRLPARMGEHNASVAPLARAALGVGVGLTMALVAVVATGARQDAPISLEWPALAYEIGHGRNVVNVALVDLRGWDTMGELSVLILAATGVASLVFITDRSDNLSRRRSGTARSRVGLGRRRPLVETDNGVRAQRAGETDAPRAWLVSGAKVQPENRSILMEIIIRVLFHAIMLISIYLLFAGHNLPGGGFAGGLVAGMGLVMRYIAGGRWELGAAAPTDAGRLLGAGMALAVLCAIVPLFFGFAPLQSFTFEGELPLIGHWEFVTSTIFDIGVYLVVIGLVLDVLRSLGAEVDRQSKDAADTEAVTVP; encoded by the coding sequence GTGCTGGCATTCCTCGGCGCCTTCGCCCTCGTCCCGATCCTTCTGCCGTTCCTCGTGGCGAAGATCGGCGCCCGCGCCTTCTACGTCGCGGCGGTCCTCCCCGCCCTGGCGTTCGCGCACGCGATCGTGCTCGCGCCCACGGTGCTGTCCGGCGGCATTCCCTTCGAGGAATACAACTGGATCCCCGGTCTCGGCGTCTCGCTGTCGATGCGGATGGACGTGCTCGGCTGGCTCCTGACCCTCGTGGTCACCGGGGTCGGCGCGCTCGTCATGCTCTACTGCCGCTGGTACTTCCGCGGGAAGACGCAGGGCGTGGGTCAGTTCTCCGCGGTGCTGCTCGCCTTCGCGGGGGCGATGTACGGACTCGTGCTCACCGACGACATCGTCGTGCTGATCATGCTGTGGGAGATCACGAGCGTGCTGTCGTACCTGCTCATCGGCTACTACCACGGCCGTGCCGCGAGCCGCCGTGCGGCCCTGCAGGCACTACTGGTCACCACGCTCGGCGGCCTCGTGATGCTGATCGGCGTCGTCCTCATCGTCGTGCAGTCCGGCACGACGAGCCTGTCGACGATCCTCGCCGCACCGCCGGTCGGCCCGGTCGTCGATGTCGCGGTGCTCCTCCTGCTCGTCGGCGCGCTCAGCAAGTCCGCGATCTTCCCGTTCCACTTCTGGCTGCCCGGCGCCATGGCGGCGCCGACGCCGGTCAGCGCCTACCTGCACGCCGCCGCGATGGTGAAGGCGGGCATCTACCTGATCGCGCGCCTGGCGCCCGGGTTCGCCGACACCCCGCTCTGGCGTCCGACGCTCATCGCGCTCGGTGTCTTCACGATGCTGCTCGGCGGCTTCCAAGCGCTGCGCGAACGCGACCTCAAGCGCATCCTGGCGTTCGGCACGGTGAGCCAGCTCGGCTTCCTGACGATCATGCTCGGGTACGGAACCCGGGATGCCGCCCTCGCCGGCGTCGCTCTGCTGCTCAGCCACGCGCTGTTCAAGTCGTGCCTCTTCCTCATCGTCGGCGTCATCGACCGTCAGCTCTCCACCCGTGACATCGGGGAGCTCTCCGGTCTCGGGCGCCAGGCGCCCGTCATGGCCACCGCGGCCTTCCTCTCCATCGCGTCGATGGCGGGCGTCATCCCGACACTCGGCTTCGTCGCGAAGGAGACCGCGCTGACAGCTCTCCTGCACGAAGCGACGGAGGGGGCCGGCTGGGGGGTCGTCGCACTCGTGGGCGTCGTCGCCGGCTCCGCGCTGACGGCGGCGTACGGCATCCGGTTCCTGTGGGGGGCGTTCTGGACCAAGCGCGCGGTCGAGCGCACCGAATGGCCCGACCCGCCGATCGGGTTCCTCGCCTCGCCCGTGCTGCTGGCGACGGCGTCGCTCGCGCTCGGCTTCCTCGCACCGCTGGTCGACGGGTGGCTCGCGCCCTACGCCGACACCGTGCCCGAGGCGACGCCCGGCGTCCCCGCGCCCGATCACGTCTACCACCTCGCTCTCTGGCACGGTCTCGAGCCCGCGCTGTTCGTCTCGCTCGGCACCCTCGCGCTCGGCGCGGGCATCTTCTGGCTCGTCCGCCGCACGCAACTGCACAAGCGCAAGCGCCTGCTGCCGTTCACCGCGAACGACGTCTACAACCTGGCCCTGCGCGGCATCGACCGCTCGTCCGAGTGGACGACCGCGCGATTCCAGCGCGGATCGCTGCCGTTCTACGTCGGCACGATCTTCGTCGTGCTCGTCGTGGCCGAGGGCACCGCGCTCGTGGCATCCGATGAGTGGCGCGCACAGCTCGACGCCTGGCAGTCGCCCGCGCAGCTCCTGGCCGCGCCCGTCATGATCGCGGCCGGGATCCTCGCGGTCCGCGCCCCGAAGCGGTTCACGGGTGTCGCGCTGGTGTCTGTCACCGGTCTCGGCATGGTGGTGCTCTTCGCCACGAGCGGCGCCCCCGACCTCGCCCTGACGCAGGTGCTGATCGAGACCATCACGCTCGTGGTGTTCGCGCTGGTCCTGCGGCGCCTGCCCGCCCGGATGGGGGAGCACAACGCCTCGGTCGCGCCCCTCGCGCGCGCGGCGCTCGGCGTCGGCGTCGGACTCACGATGGCGCTCGTCGCCGTCGTCGCCACCGGCGCGCGGCAGGACGCCCCGATCTCCCTCGAGTGGCCCGCGCTCGCATACGAGATCGGCCACGGGCGCAACGTCGTCAACGTCGCCCTGGTCGACCTGCGCGGGTGGGACACGATGGGCGAGCTGTCGGTGCTCATCCTCGCGGCCACAGGCGTGGCATCCCTCGTCTTCATCACCGACCGCAGCGACAACCTGTCGCGCCGACGCTCGGGAACCGCGCGCAGCCGCGTAGGCCTCGGGCGTCGCCGGCCGCTGGTCGAGACCGACAACGGCGTGCGCGCGCAACGCGCGGGCGAAACCGACGCCCCCCGCGCCTGGCTGGTGTCGGGCGCGAAGGTGCAGCCCGAGAACCGCTCCATCCTGATGGAGATCATCATCCGCGTGCTCTTCCACGCGATCATGCTCATCTCGATCTATCTGCTCTTCGCCGGTCACAACCTCCCCGGCGGCGGCTTCGCCGGCGGGCTCGTCGCGGGCATGGGGCTCGTGATGCGCTACATCGCCGGCGGCCGCTGGGAGCTCGGCGCAGCCGCTCCCACCGACGCCGGACGCCTGCTCGGAGCCGGTATGGCCCTGGCGGTCCTGTGCGCGATCGTGCCGCTGTTCTTCGGCTTCGCGCCGCTGCAGAGCTTCACGTTCGAGGGCGAGCTGCCCCTCATCGGGCACTGGGAGTTCGTCACCAGCACGATCTTCGACATCGGCGTCTACCTGGTCGTGATCGGCCTCGTGCTCGACGTGCTCCGCAGCCTCGGCGCCGAGGTCGACCGGCAGTCCAAGGACGCCGCCGACACCGAGGCGGTGACGGTGCCGTGA
- a CDS encoding cold-shock protein, protein MSTQGTVKWFNSEKGFGFIAPDEGGQDVFAHYSAIQSGGYRSLEENQRVEFDVAQGPKGLQAENIRPL, encoded by the coding sequence ATGAGCACGCAGGGCACGGTCAAGTGGTTCAACTCGGAGAAGGGCTTCGGCTTCATCGCGCCCGATGAGGGTGGTCAGGACGTCTTCGCCCACTACAGCGCCATCCAGTCGGGCGGATACCGCTCGCTCGAGGAGAACCAGCGCGTCGAGTTCGACGTCGCGCAGGGCCCGAAGGGTCTGCAGGCGGAGAACATCCGCCCCCTCTGA
- the nucS gene encoding endonuclease NucS, whose product MRLVIARCSVDYTGRLNAHLPLATRLLVHKGDGSLLVHSDGGSYKPLNWMSPPCTLTVEAPEEEAASVGVTEQWRVTHKKTGDALVVKIYEVLHDTSHDLGIDPGLIKDGVEADLQRLLAEQVSVVGEGLTLVRREYPTAIGPVDLLLRDDNGGTVAIEVKRRGDIDGVEQLTRYLDLLNRDPLLAPVSGVFAAQEIKPQARVLATDRGIRCLTLDYDEMKGIESGAPRLF is encoded by the coding sequence GTGCGTCTCGTCATCGCCCGTTGCTCCGTCGACTACACCGGTCGACTCAATGCCCACCTCCCCCTCGCCACGCGCCTGCTCGTGCACAAGGGCGATGGGTCGCTGCTCGTGCACTCCGACGGCGGGTCGTACAAGCCGCTGAACTGGATGAGCCCGCCCTGCACCCTCACAGTGGAAGCACCCGAGGAAGAGGCGGCGAGCGTCGGGGTCACCGAGCAGTGGCGCGTCACGCACAAGAAGACCGGCGATGCGCTCGTGGTGAAGATCTACGAGGTGCTGCACGACACGTCGCACGACCTCGGCATCGACCCGGGTCTCATCAAGGACGGCGTCGAGGCCGACCTCCAGCGGCTGCTCGCCGAGCAGGTCTCGGTCGTCGGCGAGGGTCTCACGCTCGTGCGGCGCGAGTATCCGACGGCCATCGGTCCCGTGGACCTGCTGCTGCGCGACGACAACGGCGGGACCGTGGCGATCGAGGTCAAGCGCCGCGGCGACATCGACGGCGTCGAGCAGCTGACCCGCTACCTCGACCTGCTCAACCGCGACCCGCTGCTCGCCCCGGTGAGCGGCGTGTTCGCCGCGCAGGAGATCAAGCCGCAAGCCCGCGTGCTCGCCACCGACCGCGGCATCCGGTGCCTGACCCTCGACTACGACGAGATGAAGGGCATCGAGTCGGGGGCTCCGCGGTTGTTCTGA
- a CDS encoding bifunctional lysylphosphatidylglycerol flippase/synthetase MprF, translating into MGEPVTVHRLTATVRRVPATAALALVLLVVGAASAALWTPFAASSLHETVAYGLPALEAGRWWTPVTGTFFLSVPWLYAPVIVGLIGMGFLEFRRGSRVAASYFIGGQLGAVLGASLVLWLAALLPWPWAQEQAGALDVGPSPGVVACLAAAVTLFPSPWRLRAWTVLIAVLSVTFLYWGSLNDLEHLIAVGLVLVVDRSLRPQRVSVREQRLIAFVVVCGLGAIDILTYLSPTTGPFGDSAPVSGSWVDVAVNTVVVLLVANGIRRGRRWAWVLLVAYGILNALILLFVALLVVAIGTGVIQQTVDVDLTVTLASSATWTIALVYLILVRAAFRARPKATLGDAPAPSLDDVKAELRATGGGTLSWMTTWDGMAYARFGRGIVAFQRRSGVALVLGDPLGPEEARAATVRAFVERAENAGLAPCFFSAGEATRAAVPDGWRSIVVADDTIVDLPGLKFTGKAWGAVRTSLNRAEREGMTFRLSRLADETWGVRQQLRAISESWVGDKGLPEMGFTLGTLHEAADPEVRVALAVSPAGDVDGFLSWLPVYGEGRVRGWTLDLMRRRDGGFGPVMEYLIGSSAQQFSAEGAEVLSLSGAPLAHEYPPDAGAIADLQERMATMLEPVYGFASLHRFKQKFHPRYETMHLLYRDEADLTRIGAALTRAFLPHATLRQFAAAGVDLVRTER; encoded by the coding sequence ATGGGGGAGCCTGTCACCGTCCATCGCCTCACCGCCACCGTCCGTCGCGTTCCGGCCACGGCGGCGCTGGCGCTGGTCCTGCTCGTCGTGGGTGCGGCATCCGCGGCTCTGTGGACACCGTTCGCGGCGTCGTCCCTGCATGAGACGGTGGCCTACGGGCTCCCGGCGCTCGAAGCCGGCCGCTGGTGGACTCCGGTCACGGGCACGTTCTTCCTGTCGGTGCCGTGGCTGTATGCGCCGGTGATCGTCGGGCTCATCGGGATGGGCTTCCTGGAGTTCCGCCGCGGGTCGCGGGTCGCCGCGTCCTACTTCATCGGCGGACAGCTCGGTGCCGTCCTCGGTGCGTCGCTGGTGCTGTGGCTCGCGGCGCTGCTCCCCTGGCCGTGGGCGCAGGAGCAGGCCGGGGCGCTCGACGTCGGTCCCTCTCCCGGGGTCGTCGCGTGTCTGGCGGCAGCCGTGACGCTCTTCCCGTCGCCGTGGCGCCTGCGCGCGTGGACGGTGCTGATCGCGGTCCTGTCGGTGACGTTCCTGTACTGGGGGTCGCTGAACGACCTCGAGCACCTCATCGCCGTGGGTCTCGTGCTGGTCGTCGACCGGTCGCTCCGCCCTCAGCGGGTCTCGGTCCGCGAGCAGCGTCTCATCGCGTTCGTCGTGGTGTGCGGCCTCGGCGCGATCGACATACTCACCTATCTCAGTCCGACCACGGGCCCGTTCGGAGATTCCGCCCCCGTGTCGGGATCGTGGGTCGATGTGGCCGTGAACACCGTGGTGGTGCTCCTCGTCGCGAACGGCATCCGGAGGGGGCGCCGGTGGGCGTGGGTCCTGCTGGTGGCGTACGGCATCCTGAACGCCCTCATCCTCCTGTTCGTGGCTCTGCTCGTCGTCGCGATCGGCACGGGAGTCATCCAGCAGACGGTGGATGTCGACCTCACCGTGACCCTGGCCTCCTCGGCCACCTGGACCATCGCCCTGGTGTACCTCATCCTCGTGCGTGCCGCGTTCCGTGCTCGGCCGAAGGCGACCCTCGGCGACGCGCCGGCTCCGTCGCTCGACGACGTGAAGGCCGAGCTGCGCGCCACCGGCGGCGGCACCCTGTCGTGGATGACGACGTGGGACGGCATGGCCTACGCCCGATTCGGACGCGGGATCGTCGCCTTCCAGCGCCGGTCGGGGGTCGCGCTCGTGCTCGGCGACCCGCTCGGCCCGGAGGAGGCGCGCGCGGCGACCGTCCGCGCGTTCGTCGAGCGCGCCGAGAACGCGGGTCTGGCACCGTGCTTCTTCAGCGCCGGAGAGGCCACCCGGGCCGCCGTCCCCGACGGGTGGCGGAGCATCGTCGTCGCCGATGACACCATCGTCGACCTGCCGGGCCTGAAGTTCACGGGCAAGGCGTGGGGGGCGGTGCGGACCTCGTTGAATCGCGCCGAACGCGAGGGCATGACGTTCCGCCTGTCACGTCTGGCCGATGAGACGTGGGGTGTGCGGCAGCAGCTGCGGGCCATCTCCGAGAGCTGGGTCGGCGACAAGGGGCTGCCGGAGATGGGATTCACTCTCGGCACGCTCCACGAGGCCGCCGATCCGGAGGTTCGCGTCGCGCTGGCGGTCTCACCGGCGGGCGACGTCGACGGCTTCCTGTCGTGGCTGCCCGTCTACGGTGAGGGGCGGGTGCGCGGGTGGACGCTCGATCTGATGCGCCGCCGCGACGGCGGCTTCGGCCCGGTGATGGAGTACCTGATCGGATCGTCGGCTCAGCAGTTCTCGGCCGAGGGCGCGGAGGTGCTGTCGCTGTCGGGAGCGCCCCTGGCGCACGAATATCCCCCGGATGCCGGAGCGATCGCCGACCTGCAGGAGCGCATGGCCACGATGCTCGAGCCCGTCTACGGCTTCGCCTCGCTGCACAGGTTCAAGCAGAAGTTCCATCCCCGGTACGAGACGATGCATCTGCTCTACCGGGACGAGGCCGACCTCACCCGCATCGGCGCCGCCCTCACCCGCGCCTTCCTTCCGCACGCGACGCTGCGGCAGTTCGCGGCCGCGGGCGTCGACCTTGTGCGGACCGAGCGGTAG
- a CDS encoding GntR family transcriptional regulator, translated as MDERRQPSALVDEAYAALGEAIVDGRLRPGDRLRDVELAAHMGISRTPVREALQRLAAIRLVEIAPHRFTRVTSPSDKEIADMQDYAVHMIAMTMHLALPRCSDDEIAEGARLLGGLMDAARADSSPAYVDAGYAFLAHFTRASQNIVLIETLKQTAFLLRRNLRGWMCAHVEGCEELFLQLADRIRERDTAQAAHLWLRLHGLY; from the coding sequence GTGGACGAGCGGCGCCAGCCTTCCGCCCTCGTCGACGAGGCGTACGCCGCCCTCGGCGAGGCGATCGTCGACGGACGCCTGCGGCCCGGCGACCGGCTCCGCGACGTCGAACTCGCCGCCCACATGGGCATCTCCCGGACCCCCGTGCGTGAGGCGTTGCAGCGACTCGCGGCGATCCGTCTGGTCGAGATCGCGCCCCATCGGTTCACGCGCGTGACGTCGCCGAGCGACAAGGAGATCGCGGACATGCAGGACTACGCGGTCCACATGATCGCGATGACCATGCACCTCGCCCTCCCCCGCTGCTCGGACGACGAGATCGCGGAGGGCGCCCGCCTGCTCGGCGGTCTCATGGATGCCGCCCGCGCCGACTCCTCCCCCGCGTACGTCGACGCGGGGTACGCGTTCCTCGCCCACTTCACCCGCGCCTCGCAGAACATCGTGCTGATCGAGACGTTGAAGCAGACCGCCTTCCTCCTGCGGCGGAACCTGCGCGGCTGGATGTGCGCGCACGTGGAGGGATGCGAAGAACTCTTCCTCCAACTCGCCGACCGGATCAGGGAGCGCGACACGGCACAGGCCGCGCACCTGTGGCTGCGGCTGCACGGCCTCTACTGA
- a CDS encoding LacI family DNA-binding transcriptional regulator — MSTRRATISDVAREAGVSASTASVVFSGKTPTSEATRARVIAAAEKLGYTGPDPRAASLRRGRSGIVGVVFDQHLGTAFLDPVTTHMMDGLADGVSRLGAALLLLRDDGHTVSEPSLHTAPIDAAVLIGCSPRMRDSLEIVRARGIPVVVIEGDAGEGIPRVLLDNTEAQRQAAQHLADLGHADVVIVTLPIDIDRRRGWIPDDAEARVDVTADRLAGARQVFSHAPALAAATSSIDEGAIAGRTIFADPARRPTAVIAQSDLLAAGVVRAAEEAGLQVPRDVSVTGFDGVVVDGLAPHVLTTLVQPATAKGRAAGEAVAAMLEDATPAGLDLTCTFRAGTTTAPPRST; from the coding sequence GTGAGCACGCGCCGCGCGACCATCAGCGACGTCGCCCGAGAGGCGGGCGTCTCCGCCTCGACGGCATCGGTCGTCTTCAGCGGAAAGACGCCGACGTCCGAGGCGACCCGGGCGCGCGTGATCGCCGCCGCCGAGAAGCTCGGCTACACCGGTCCCGACCCCCGCGCCGCGTCGCTCCGCCGCGGGCGTTCGGGCATCGTCGGGGTGGTCTTCGACCAGCATCTCGGCACCGCGTTCCTCGATCCCGTGACGACGCACATGATGGACGGTCTCGCCGACGGCGTCTCGCGGCTCGGTGCGGCCCTGCTCCTCCTGCGCGACGACGGCCACACGGTCAGCGAACCGTCGCTGCACACCGCGCCGATCGACGCCGCCGTGCTGATCGGCTGCAGCCCCCGCATGCGCGATTCGCTCGAGATCGTCCGGGCCCGCGGCATCCCGGTCGTCGTCATCGAGGGGGATGCGGGCGAAGGGATCCCGCGCGTCCTGCTGGACAACACCGAAGCCCAGCGCCAGGCCGCGCAGCATCTCGCCGACCTCGGACACGCCGACGTCGTCATCGTCACCCTGCCGATCGACATCGACCGGCGTCGCGGCTGGATCCCCGACGACGCGGAAGCGCGGGTCGACGTGACCGCCGATCGCCTCGCCGGTGCGCGCCAGGTGTTCTCGCACGCCCCCGCGCTCGCCGCGGCCACCAGTTCGATCGACGAGGGCGCCATCGCCGGCCGCACGATCTTCGCCGACCCCGCGCGCCGACCCACCGCCGTCATCGCGCAGAGCGATCTGCTGGCGGCCGGTGTCGTCCGTGCCGCCGAGGAGGCGGGACTCCAGGTACCGCGCGACGTGAGCGTGACGGGCTTCGACGGCGTCGTCGTCGACGGGCTCGCGCCCCACGTCCTGACGACCCTCGTGCAGCCGGCCACGGCGAAAGGACGCGCGGCGGGCGAGGCCGTGGCGGCGATGCTCGAGGACGCGACGCCCGCGGGCCTCGACCTCACCTGCACCTTCCGCGCGGGGACGACGACGGCCCCGCCCCGTAGCACGTGA
- a CDS encoding HAD hydrolase-like protein, protein MPVRSPWSCVLWDVDGTLVDASEGILRRLTITLEHFGRRPPVRGELSHWIGPPMFESFQANVGMTPDEATEAVTFYRTLNKSEGYTGSAQLYPGVADIVHDLHAAGVPQSTASSKPEVQVVALMDHFGLAPDLEAMVGASPDERTLSAKSDIVREALRRLEVRGYDTSRPVLIGDRHHDVEGGADAGVPVIFVRWGFSWPHEADGAQAAVDTADELRALLLVPDDDLAASDGV, encoded by the coding sequence ATGCCCGTGCGCTCCCCCTGGTCGTGCGTCCTCTGGGACGTCGACGGAACCCTCGTCGACGCGTCCGAGGGGATCCTCCGCCGTCTCACCATCACCCTCGAGCACTTCGGGCGCAGGCCTCCCGTCCGCGGCGAGCTGTCGCACTGGATCGGTCCGCCGATGTTCGAGTCGTTCCAGGCCAACGTCGGAATGACGCCCGACGAGGCGACCGAGGCCGTCACCTTCTACCGCACCCTGAACAAGAGCGAGGGCTACACCGGGAGCGCGCAGCTCTACCCCGGCGTCGCCGACATCGTGCACGATCTCCACGCTGCCGGCGTCCCCCAGTCGACGGCCAGCTCGAAGCCCGAGGTGCAGGTCGTGGCGCTCATGGACCACTTCGGCCTCGCCCCCGACCTCGAAGCCATGGTGGGCGCGAGCCCCGACGAGCGGACGCTCAGTGCGAAGTCCGACATCGTGCGCGAGGCACTGCGGCGCCTCGAGGTGCGCGGGTACGACACCTCCCGCCCCGTGCTGATCGGCGATCGCCATCACGACGTCGAGGGCGGGGCGGATGCCGGTGTGCCGGTGATCTTCGTCCGGTGGGGCTTCAGCTGGCCGCACGAGGCCGACGGCGCCCAGGCGGCCGTCGACACCGCCGATGAACTGCGCGCGCTCCTGCTCGTACCGGACGACGACCTCGCCGCCTCCGACGGTGTCTGA